The following proteins are co-located in the Macaca thibetana thibetana isolate TM-01 chromosome 6, ASM2454274v1, whole genome shotgun sequence genome:
- the SAP30L gene encoding histone deacetylase complex subunit SAP30L gives MNGFSTEEDSREGPPAAPAAAAAPGYGQSCCLIEDGERCVRPAGNASFSKRVQKSISQKKLKLDIDKSVRHLYICDFHKNFIQSVRNKRKRKTSDDGGDSPEHDTDIPEVDLFQLQVNTLRRYKRHYKLQTRPGFNKAQLAETVSRHFRNIPVNEKETLAYFIYMVKSNKSRLDQKSEGGKQLE, from the exons ATGAACGGCTTCAGCACGGAGGAGGACAGCCGCGAAGGGCCCCCCGCCGCccccgctgccgccgccgccccgGGCTACGGCCAGAGCTGCTGCCTCATCGAGGACGGCGAGCGCTGCGTCCGGCCCGCGGGCAACGCCTCCTTCAGCAAGAGGGTCCAGAAGAGCATCTCGCAGAAGAAACTCAAGCTGGACATCGACAAGAGC GTAAGGCACCTGTATATCTGTGATTTTCACAAAAATTTCATCCAGAGTGTCCGaaataaaaggaagaggaagacaagTGACGATGGTGGAGATTCTCCCGAGCACGACACTGACATTCCTGAG GTTGATCTGTTCCAGCTGCAAGTGAACACCCTACGACGTTATAAACGACACTACAAGTTGCAGACCAGACCAGGCTTCAATAAGGCCCAGTTAGCAGAA ACTGTGAGTCGACACTTCAGGAACATACCTGTGAATGAAAAAGAGACCCTTGCCTACTTCATCTACATGGTGAAGAGTAACAAGAGTAGACTGGACCAGAAATCGGAGGGTGGCAAGCAGCTTGAGTGA